ATAGCCGTAGGCGTTGTGGACCAACATGCCCGGGCGGACGCCGGAGGCTCGCATGGACCTGGCCACCAGGGAGGCCCAGACGTTGATGTCGTTGCGCGTGTAGCCCACAACTGTGGGGCGGCCCGTGGTGCCCGAGCTGGCGTGGATGCGCACCACCTCGCTTTGCGGCACCGCAAACATGCCAAACGGGTACTCCTGGCGCAGGTCTTCCTTGGTGGTGTAGGGGAACTTCGCAAGATCGGAGAGCTCGCGCAGGTCCGAGGGATGGACTCCCGTCTCATCAAATTTGCGCTTGTACAGCGGCACTTTGTCGTAGGCGTAGGCCACCGTGTGTTGCAGCCGGGTGAGTTGCAGCGCCTCGAGTTGGTCGCGGCTCATGAGCTCTGCGGCGTCCAGGGCGGAGGGGGCGTTAGGGGTGGAAGCGGTCATGGAGGCCGGGCCCTTCTAGTTGGTGTGGCGGTTGGGGATGGTCCGGCTGCGGCCACGGAATTCGGCAACCACCGTGCTGCCGGCGTCGTCGGAAAGGCTGTCTCCGCTGAAAACCTGGACGTCGTACAGGCCGCTGCGGCCGTTTTGCTGGCGGCGGTTGGCAACGGCGGTGATGCGCTGGCCCGCGCGGGTCGGGGCCAGGAAGTTGACGTCGACGCCGGCGGCAACGGTGACCGTGCTGCCGTCGGCGGTGGCGGAATTGCAGGCCAGGGCAAAGGCTGAATCGGCGAAGGCAAAGATCATGCCGCCGTGGGTGATGCCGAAGCCGTTCATCATTTCGGGGCGCAGCGTCATGGCAATTCTGGCGTGGCCGTCGCCCAGGGCCAGCAGTTCGATGCCCAGCCACTCGGTGGCGGGGTCGTTGGCCAGCATTGGGTGGTCAACTCCCGGGTCGATGGACGCCATTGGCCACTCCTCACATTTTCTAACCGAATGTTCATTAGGTAATACCCTCCCGGGCGGTTCTGTCAATGCTCGGCCATCTGTCGGCATACTGATTGACGGGGCACGAAGTCCACTATATTCTGAACGAACGGTCGGTAATTAATTCCGGCAGCAACCTGAAGGAGATGCCATGGCACACGAAGCGCAGTCCGAGGTGGACGCAGCCGGAGCCGAGAACTTTGAGCGCATCCTGGGCAAGGATTCCCGCGTGGAGCCCAAGGACTGGATGCCCGACGCGTACCGCCGTTCGCTGGTGCGCCAGATTTCCCAGCATGCGCACTCGGAGATCATTGGCATGCAGCCGGAAGCTAACTGGATCACCCGCGCGCCGAGCCTGAAGCGCAAATCCATCCTGATGGCGAAGGTCCAAGACGAGGCCGGTCACGGGCTATACCTGTACTCCGCCGCCGAGACCCTGGGCACCAGCCGCGACGAGATGATGGATGCGCTGGTGAAAGGTGCGGCCCGCTATTCCTCCATCTTCAACTACCCCGCCGTCACGTGGGCGGACATGGGCGCCATCGGTTGGATGGTGGACGGCGCTGCCATCTGCAACCAGGTTCCCCTGTGCCGGGCGTCCTACGGACCCTATGGCCGGGCCATGGTGCGGGTGTGCAAGGAGGAATCCTTCCACCAGCGCCAGGGATTCGAGATCCTGCTCGAGCTGGCCAATGGCACCCCCGAGCAAAGGGCTATGGCCCAGGACGCCGTGAACCGCTGGTATGCCCCGTCGCTGATGATGTTTGGCCCGCCGGATGACGATTCGCCCAACTCCATGCAGTCCATGGCATGGAACATCAAGCGCTTCAGCAACGACGAGCTGCGGAACCGTTTTGTGGGCATGCTGGTCGAGCAGGTCAGGGTGCTCGGCCTGACACTCCCGGACGACGAGGTCCGGTTCAACGAGGACACCAAAAAGTGGGAGCACGGACCCCTCGACTGGGAAGAATTCAAGGAGGTTTTGGCTGGCCGCGGACCCTGCAATGCGCAGCGCCTGGAGCGCCGCCGTTCCGCCCATGAAGACGGAGCCTGGGTCCGGGAGGCCGCTACGGCCTACGCGGAGAAGCAGGCCGCGCAGCACGCACAGAAAGTAGCAGCTTAAACATGAGCCCCCAAGAATCCACCGAAAGCACGACGCCGGCACCTGGGGAAGGTGCCCATCGCTGGTCCCTGTGGGAGGTCTTTGTCCGCTCCAGCCGCGGACTGAGCCACGTCCACGCAGGATCCCTGCACGCTCCCGATGCCTCCATGGCACTGCGCAATGCCCGCGATCTGTACACGCGCCGAAACGAAGGGGTGTCCATATGGGTGGTCCCCTCCGACGCCATTGCCGCCTCAGATCCCGACGCCAAGGGCTCCTTCTTTGAGTCCCCGCAGGGCAAGGACTACCGGCACGCCACGTATTACACCAAAAGCGAAGGGGTGAAGCACCTGTGATCCCCACCGGCTCCCAGTCCTCGCAAGTCCCCAGCGGCTCCCCTCGCTCGCAAGCTCACGAGGGGCCCCTCGCCGCTGTGGGCCCTCGGCCAGGGGCCCTCGCCGGCGTGGGCCCATCCACCGGCTCCCAGTCCTCGCACGTCCCCAGCGGCTCCCCTCGCTCGCAAGCTCACGAGGGGCCCCTCGCCGCTGTGGGCCCTCGGCCAGGGGCCCTCGCCGGCGTGGGCCCATCCACCGGCTCCCAGTCCTCGCACGTCCCCAGCGGCTCCCCTCGCTCGCAAGCTCACGAGGGGCCCCTCGCCGCTGTGGGCCCATCCACCGGCTCCCACGACATCAGCGCCGGCATGGGCGGCGACGCCACCGCCACCCGTATTACACCCGGAAACGCACTCCGGCCCGAAGACATCGCCCTGGCCGCACAACAGGGCGCCGCGAAACCCAGTGAGGACGTGGCCAACTATGCGTTGCGCCTCGGTGATGACGCGCTGATCCTGGCCCAGCGCCTGGCACACTGGATTTCCCGTGCCCCGGAGTTGGAGGAGGACGTGGCGCTGGGCAACATCTCCCTCGACCAGTTGGGCCATGCCCGCTCCTTCCTCACGTACGCGGGCAGCGCGTGGGGCAAGACCGAGGACGAGCTCGCCTACTTCCGTCGTGAACCGGAATTCTGTTCCGCCCACCTTTTTGAGCAGCCCAACGGCGATTTTGCGGCCACTATTGCCCGCCAGTTCATCGTGGCCAACTACCAGTTCCCGCTCTACCGGGCCCTAGTCAACTCCAGCGACCCCATGCTGGCCGCCATCGCCGCGAAGGCAGTCAAGGAGGTCGACTACCACCGCGACCACAGCACCCAGTGGGTGTTGCGCCTGGCCGGTGGTACCGAAGAATCGCGGCGCCGCATGATCGCCGGGCTGAAGCTGATGTGGCCTTTTGCCGGCGAGCTGTTCGAGGACGATGCCTTGACGGCCAGGCTCGGCGATGCCGGCGTTGTGCCCTCCAGCCTGAAAGCGGAGTTTGACCGGGCCACGGCGGAGGTCCTGGACGAGGCTGAACTGGACGTCTCCGGATATCCCATGGCTACGGGTGGGGGACGGCAAGGCCGCCATTCCGAGCACCTGGGATTTGTGCTGGCCGAGATGCAGGTGCTGGCGCGCGAATTCCCCGGGGCAAGCTGGTGATCGCCGTGGACGCCCTCTCGCCAACCTCCCGCCCAACAACTGCGCAGCAGGCAGTTTGGGACATTGCCGCCCGCGTCTGCGACCCCGAAATCCCCGTGCTGACCATCGCCGACCTTGGCATCCTACGCGCTGTTGAAGTGTACGACGCCGGGGGGCCGGGTGCCATTGCCGGAAAGCCTTCTGTCCGGATCACCATCACGCCCACCTACTCGGGTTGCCCGGCCATGGACGCCATCCGTGACGACCTCGCCACGGTCTTCGCCGCCGAAGGGTACCCCCAAGTAGAGGTGCTCACCGTGCTGGCCCCGGCTTGGACCACTGACTGGATGAGTGCCGAGGGCCGGACCAAGCTGGAACAGTATGGCATCGCGGCACCCAGCGGGCATTCCACCGCGGGCGGCCACAGCGGCCCGGTCCGGTTGGCCCTGCAGGTCAAATGCCCACAGTGCAGTTCCCTGAACACCAAGGAACTGACCCGCTTCGGCTCCACGTCCTGCAAGGCGCTGTACGTCTGCCAGGACTGCAAGGAACCCTTCGACTACTTCAAGGTGCTGTGATGACCGTCCCCGTTGATGCTGCAGCCCGGCGCAAAACCTCCTTCCACGAGCTGACCGTGGCCCAGGTCCGCCGGCTCACCGACGACGCCATCGAGGTGACCTTCGCCGTGCCGGCCGAACTAGCCGGCTACTACGACTACCTGCCTGGCCAGTATGTGGCCCTGCGCGTCCACATGCCGGATGCCACGGGCGTGGATCGGGAGCTTCGACGCAGCTACTCCATCTGCGCAGTCCCCACCCAGTTCGACGACGGGAGCTCCGAAATTAAGGTGGCCATCAAGCGCGACCTTGGCGGGGAATTCTCCACCTGGGCCAACACGGAACTTGCCGCGGGGGCGCTCATGGAGGTCATGAGCCCCATGGGCGCTTTCATCTCCAAGCACGGCGGCGCCAACCGTGACGGTGCCGTCTCCAACGTGCTCAACAGCATGAACCACCCGGAAGTCATGGTCCGCTCAGCCGGAACGTACGTGGCCATAGCGGCAGGCTCCGGCATCACGCCCGTCATGGCCCTGGCACGGTCGCTGCTGTCCGGAGACTCGGAGACCCGCTTTGACCTGGTGTACGCCAACAAGGCCACCATGGACATCATGTTCCTGGAGGAGCTGGCGGACCTGAAGGACAGGTACCCGCAGCGGTTCGCCCTCCACCACGTGCTGTCCCGCGAACAACGCATCGCCCCCGTCATGAGCGGACGCCTCGACGCCGCCAAACTGGAGGCGCTGCTGGGCACGGCCATCCATACCGACGACGTCGACGAATGGTTCCTGTGCGGCCCGTTCGAGCTGGTCCAACTGTGCCGCGATGTCCTCGCCGCCCGCGGGGTGGAGAAGGCGCAGGTCCGCTTTGAACTGTTCACCACGGGCCGTCCCGACCGCCCCGAAGGCCAGGCCGGCCGGCCCGTTCTGGTGGACGAATCCGAGGAAACGTACAAGATTACCTTCACCCTGGACGGACTCAAGGCCGACATCCTCAGCCCCACCCACGCCCGGGAATCCATTCTCAACGCCGCACTGCGCGTGCGCCCCGACGTCCCGTTCGCGTGCGCCGGCGGCGTCTGCGGCACCTGCCGGGCCAAATTAGTCTCGGGCACCGTGGATATGGAGGAAAACTACGCCCTCGAGCCCGAGGAGGTCGACGCCGGCTATGTCCTCACCTGCCAGTCCCGCCCCACCACGGCCGAGGTCACGGTTGACTACGACGGCTGACGCCAGTGGCGGCGGTGGCCTCGGTGGTCGATCCCCACCCGCTCCCCAACCTCGTACCTCGGCCGGGGCCCCACGCGGGCGTGGCGCCATGTCGAGACTGGGTGCGCCGGCTCCCGACGGGCGTACGCTGTTCCCATCCAATTAAGGAGCCCACATGATTGAGCTTTCCATTGCCGACGGCGTTGCCGAGATCGTCCTGAACGCCCCCTACAAACTAAACGCGCTGGACGAGGCCGGGCTCCGGGAGCTCGATGGCGCGTACGACGCCGCTGCTGCCGCCGCCTCCGCGGGCAACGTCCGGGCGCTGCTCATCCGAGGAGAGGGACGGGCGTTCTGCGCCGGCCGCGACATTGCGTGGGTGGACGGCGCCAACGACGACGCCCGCCGCTATTTGGAGGGTTTGTTGACGCCGTTGCTGCGTAAGATGGCAGCCTTTCCGGCCCCCACTTTTGCGGCAGCACAAGGTGCCTGCCTCGGTGTGGGGCTAGGGTTGTTGATCGCAACGGACGTGGTTTATGTGGCGGAAAATGCCAAGTTTGGCTCACCCTTTGGCAATCTCGGGGCCACACTGGATTCCGGCGGGCACTGGTTGTTCACCGAAACGCTGGGAGCACACCGTACCCTGGACCTGATCTACACCTCGGAGCTCATCAGCGGTGCGGACGCTGTGGCAGCTGGTTTGTTCAGCCGTGCCAAACCGGCAGGGGAGTTGCTGGACTTCACGCGGGCCGCGGCAGCGAAGGCTGCTGCCGGACCCACTCAAGCCTTCAACGCCAGTAAAACCCTTGTGGCTGCCATACGTCAGAAGCGGCTGGGACTATGGGACGCCGTCGGCCATGAAAATGAAGCGCAGGTGGCCCTGTCCGCAACGGCCGACTACGCGGAGGGTTTTGCAGCGTTCACGGCCAAGCGGAAACCCGAATTTAGGGGGCAATGACGTTCTCGGGTGAGTGAGAGCGGCGGCGGGCGGCTAAAGGCCATGCCGCTGTCAGCACGCCGAGCGCTACAAGAATGAACGCTTCCCCGGGGAAGTCGGCCACGCGTAGGGCAATGGCGGCGGCCAAATAGGGCAGGGCCGCCCACTTCAACGGCGTGTGCTTCAAGCGGCTGCCCCAGGCAAAGAGCAGGAGTGCAAAGAACAGGCTCAGTTCAAAACGGGCCGACCATTCGACGAAGAAGAAGATGGCACCCACGATCACCAAGACTCCGGCTGCCGAGATGGTCTGGCGGCGGGCCTCCGCTCCCTCCGTGCCTGCCCCTTTGGTGAAGGAGAGTGGCAGCCAGATCAGGGCTGCACAGATGGCCGGAACCAGCGGTGTCAGAAAGAACACGGGAGCGCTGATGGTGGCCGGGTCGCCCGCGCCCAGAAGCAGCATCAGCGCCGAAAGCAGGGCGCCGAGACCGGCAGCGATGAAGACCAGCCTGCTAACGGCCGGAGCTTCCTGAACGGCAATGGCGGTTTCGGCAGCTTCGGCCCGGAGTGTGTGGTGATTCTTCATGCCTCCATCGTCCCAGCTTTCTTGACTGCCACGATGCCACCACAAGTCAGTTCAGGGGACGGGTTCCTTCCGGCAGGGCGCCGTTGTTGAGGAGTGCCGTGGCGGCGTCAGCCAATGCCGTCAGGGCCACGCGCTGCGTCCAGGGGCCGTAGGAGATTCGCGCCACACCCAATTCCTGAAGGGTGGCCGGAGACAGCGATCCCGGGACGTTGATGACACTGACTTTTCCGTGCCCAATACCAGCCACGAGAGCCTTGACAGTGGGCTCATCCAGTTTGCCGGGGACGAAGATGCAGGCGGCTCCGACCTCAAGATAGGCACGGCCACGTTCAATAGCTGCCTCAAGGACCTCGCGGGGGTCGTGGTCGGCACCGCGCAGGAACGCGTCTGTCCGCGCATTGAGAACAAAGTCAATGCCCTCGGCAATTCCGGCGTCGGCGGCTTGCTTCATTTGCGCCACGGCCTGCGCGAGCGGGCGCATTTGATCCTCGATGTTGGCACCTGTAATCCCCACGCCGATGGCCCGACGCACGGTCTCGCCCGGATTTCCGTAGCCGGCCTCAAGGTCAGCCGAAACCGGCAGCTCGGTGGCCGCGGCAATGCGGCCCACGGCTTCGATCATGGTGGCTACCGGGATGTGTTCGCCGTCTTCGTAGCCGTAGGATGCGGCAATGGAGTGACTGGCAGTGGCCAGTGCCTGGGTTCCGGGGAGATCTGCCACGACCTTTGCCGTGATGGCATCCCAGACATTAATCAACTGCAGGATTTTTGGATCCTGATGAAGTCGGAGCAATTCGGTGGCTTTCGCTGCGGTATTTGCCGGTGTGGGAGTCATGGGTTCAGCGTAGCCGCGGCGGGCAAAAGAAAACAGGCACGTTGGTTCATGGGGTGGCTCACCGGGTGTCGAGGTCCTCGAAAATGAGGTGTGTCTGGGTATCGAGTACGCCGGGCATGGATTGCAGCTGGTCAAAGACCACGCGGCGCAAGCCTTCATTGTCCTGCGCTCGCACCAGCAAAATGACGTCAAAATCACCGCCGACCAAGGCAATGTGCTCCACCTGGGGGATGGCCCGCAGCTGCTCGCGCAATTCCCGCCACCCATGCTGGCTGACCTTCAAGGTCACGTAAGCGCTCGACTTCAGCCCGGCCTTCACCGGATCAATGAGCGCGGTGAACTTGCTCAGTACTCCGGAGGACGTCAGCCGCCCAATGCGGGCATAGGCGTGGGCGCGTGAAATGTGCACGTTCTGAGCCACTGCGCTGACGGAGCTGCGCCCGTCCCTTGTGAGTTCGGCGAGGATGAGGCGGTCGATCTCATCCAGCTGGACAGATTCCGGGGGCACGGGTGTATTCGATTCCATGGC
The Arthrobacter alpinus genome window above contains:
- the paaI gene encoding hydroxyphenylacetyl-CoA thioesterase PaaI, yielding MASIDPGVDHPMLANDPATEWLGIELLALGDGHARIAMTLRPEMMNGFGITHGGMIFAFADSAFALACNSATADGSTVTVAAGVDVNFLAPTRAGQRITAVANRRQQNGRSGLYDVQVFSGDSLSDDAGSTVVAEFRGRSRTIPNRHTN
- the paaA gene encoding 1,2-phenylacetyl-CoA epoxidase subunit PaaA, whose protein sequence is MAHEAQSEVDAAGAENFERILGKDSRVEPKDWMPDAYRRSLVRQISQHAHSEIIGMQPEANWITRAPSLKRKSILMAKVQDEAGHGLYLYSAAETLGTSRDEMMDALVKGAARYSSIFNYPAVTWADMGAIGWMVDGAAICNQVPLCRASYGPYGRAMVRVCKEESFHQRQGFEILLELANGTPEQRAMAQDAVNRWYAPSLMMFGPPDDDSPNSMQSMAWNIKRFSNDELRNRFVGMLVEQVRVLGLTLPDDEVRFNEDTKKWEHGPLDWEEFKEVLAGRGPCNAQRLERRRSAHEDGAWVREAATAYAEKQAAQHAQKVAA
- the paaB gene encoding 1,2-phenylacetyl-CoA epoxidase subunit PaaB, whose amino-acid sequence is MSPQESTESTTPAPGEGAHRWSLWEVFVRSSRGLSHVHAGSLHAPDASMALRNARDLYTRRNEGVSIWVVPSDAIAASDPDAKGSFFESPQGKDYRHATYYTKSEGVKHL
- the paaC gene encoding 1,2-phenylacetyl-CoA epoxidase subunit PaaC, which codes for MGGDATATRITPGNALRPEDIALAAQQGAAKPSEDVANYALRLGDDALILAQRLAHWISRAPELEEDVALGNISLDQLGHARSFLTYAGSAWGKTEDELAYFRREPEFCSAHLFEQPNGDFAATIARQFIVANYQFPLYRALVNSSDPMLAAIAAKAVKEVDYHRDHSTQWVLRLAGGTEESRRRMIAGLKLMWPFAGELFEDDALTARLGDAGVVPSSLKAEFDRATAEVLDEAELDVSGYPMATGGGRQGRHSEHLGFVLAEMQVLAREFPGASW
- the paaD gene encoding 1,2-phenylacetyl-CoA epoxidase subunit PaaD, which encodes MIAVDALSPTSRPTTAQQAVWDIAARVCDPEIPVLTIADLGILRAVEVYDAGGPGAIAGKPSVRITITPTYSGCPAMDAIRDDLATVFAAEGYPQVEVLTVLAPAWTTDWMSAEGRTKLEQYGIAAPSGHSTAGGHSGPVRLALQVKCPQCSSLNTKELTRFGSTSCKALYVCQDCKEPFDYFKVL
- the paaE gene encoding 1,2-phenylacetyl-CoA epoxidase subunit PaaE, with product MTVPVDAAARRKTSFHELTVAQVRRLTDDAIEVTFAVPAELAGYYDYLPGQYVALRVHMPDATGVDRELRRSYSICAVPTQFDDGSSEIKVAIKRDLGGEFSTWANTELAAGALMEVMSPMGAFISKHGGANRDGAVSNVLNSMNHPEVMVRSAGTYVAIAAGSGITPVMALARSLLSGDSETRFDLVYANKATMDIMFLEELADLKDRYPQRFALHHVLSREQRIAPVMSGRLDAAKLEALLGTAIHTDDVDEWFLCGPFELVQLCRDVLAARGVEKAQVRFELFTTGRPDRPEGQAGRPVLVDESEETYKITFTLDGLKADILSPTHARESILNAALRVRPDVPFACAGGVCGTCRAKLVSGTVDMEENYALEPEEVDAGYVLTCQSRPTTAEVTVDYDG
- a CDS encoding enoyl-CoA hydratase/isomerase family protein: MIELSIADGVAEIVLNAPYKLNALDEAGLRELDGAYDAAAAAASAGNVRALLIRGEGRAFCAGRDIAWVDGANDDARRYLEGLLTPLLRKMAAFPAPTFAAAQGACLGVGLGLLIATDVVYVAENAKFGSPFGNLGATLDSGGHWLFTETLGAHRTLDLIYTSELISGADAVAAGLFSRAKPAGELLDFTRAAAAKAAAGPTQAFNASKTLVAAIRQKRLGLWDAVGHENEAQVALSATADYAEGFAAFTAKRKPEFRGQ
- a CDS encoding isocitrate lyase/PEP mutase family protein, whose translation is MTPTPANTAAKATELLRLHQDPKILQLINVWDAITAKVVADLPGTQALATASHSIAASYGYEDGEHIPVATMIEAVGRIAAATELPVSADLEAGYGNPGETVRRAIGVGITGANIEDQMRPLAQAVAQMKQAADAGIAEGIDFVLNARTDAFLRGADHDPREVLEAAIERGRAYLEVGAACIFVPGKLDEPTVKALVAGIGHGKVSVINVPGSLSPATLQELGVARISYGPWTQRVALTALADAATALLNNGALPEGTRPLN
- a CDS encoding Lrp/AsnC family transcriptional regulator, with the protein product MESNTPVPPESVQLDEIDRLILAELTRDGRSSVSAVAQNVHISRAHAYARIGRLTSSGVLSKFTALIDPVKAGLKSSAYVTLKVSQHGWRELREQLRAIPQVEHIALVGGDFDVILLVRAQDNEGLRRVVFDQLQSMPGVLDTQTHLIFEDLDTR